A region from the Leptospirillum ferriphilum ML-04 genome encodes:
- a CDS encoding GNAT family N-acetyltransferase yields MVQFVLAQPSMAPILARMWKSLLEEESPPLVEAGKSGEASCAETVRRMLEDPQRCAGFVAVESGEVVGFILGYTYKRPYGEPSEVGQILHWYVEPSHRGAGIGEGLYDRLWSWFSSRNVGIVEVMACDGPVREKAWTSRGFVPALRVYATRMEPRKEEA; encoded by the coding sequence ATGGTCCAGTTTGTTCTCGCCCAGCCATCCATGGCACCGATTCTTGCCAGGATGTGGAAAAGTCTTCTGGAGGAGGAGTCCCCGCCTCTTGTGGAAGCGGGCAAAAGCGGAGAAGCTTCCTGTGCGGAAACCGTTCGCCGGATGCTCGAAGATCCGCAGCGATGCGCAGGCTTTGTCGCTGTGGAGTCAGGAGAAGTCGTGGGTTTTATTCTCGGCTACACCTACAAGCGCCCTTACGGAGAGCCATCCGAGGTGGGACAGATTCTGCACTGGTATGTGGAGCCATCACATCGGGGAGCCGGCATCGGAGAAGGCCTTTATGATCGGCTCTGGAGCTGGTTTTCCTCCCGTAACGTCGGCATTGTTGAAGTGATGGCATGCGATGGACCCGTTCGGGAAAAAGCCTGGACATCCCGCGGGTTCGTGCCAGCCTTGCGGGTATATGCGACCCGGATGGAGCCTCGAAAAGAGGAAGCCTAA
- a CDS encoding LON peptidase substrate-binding domain-containing protein, giving the protein MKLTIPLFPLPNVVLFPKTLRPLHIFEPRYRALVSEAIRTDSLVGMVLLKEGWEAQYDQSPPIEKIGCLGRIIQSNRLSDGRYYITLLGLSTFSLEKELEHPVFRRGEVSINESFSDVPLTSVEFDRLSQSLEETLTLLDLNRELSWIRDSTLDPEALVHHWSAFLPFTPEERQFLLESPTIKSQAGRLFDLLLFKRSEHDESQQAGNSESSSFEPYL; this is encoded by the coding sequence ATGAAACTGACAATTCCTCTTTTTCCGCTTCCCAACGTGGTTCTCTTTCCCAAAACACTCCGGCCTCTTCATATCTTTGAACCCCGCTACCGCGCCCTGGTTTCCGAGGCGATCCGGACGGACAGCCTGGTTGGAATGGTCCTTCTGAAGGAAGGCTGGGAAGCCCAGTATGACCAATCCCCTCCAATCGAAAAGATTGGCTGTCTCGGGCGGATCATCCAGAGCAACCGCCTTTCCGACGGCCGTTACTACATCACCCTTCTCGGCCTCTCGACTTTTTCCCTCGAAAAGGAACTTGAACACCCTGTTTTTCGCCGGGGAGAGGTGTCCATCAACGAGTCTTTTTCGGACGTTCCCCTGACCTCGGTGGAATTTGACCGCCTTTCCCAGTCTCTTGAAGAGACATTGACCCTTCTCGACCTCAACCGGGAGCTCTCCTGGATCCGGGATTCCACACTCGACCCGGAAGCGCTGGTCCACCACTGGTCGGCGTTTCTTCCTTTCACTCCGGAGGAGCGGCAGTTCCTTCTTGAGTCTCCCACGATCAAAAGCCAGGCGGGACGGCTTTTTGATCTGCTCCTCTTCAAACGAAGCGAGCACGATGAAAGCCAGCAGGCGGGAAACTCGGAGTCCAGCTCCTTTGAACCGTATCTTTAA
- a CDS encoding DUF815 domain-containing protein, which translates to MDPSSLFRNALEMEVDAFRVLSGERDSPSLFPVRHPRSAPREGLIGLASTLSTLQKNLDSFEATLSPVSTLVHGFRGTGKTSMVLEAWRETNRKHAHKKIPRCRLIQVDREGIPYLLPLIDVFSDRREYFLLFFDDLYFPAEDPHFHQFRAFLDGGIAMLPENTGLVVTSNHRHLVSESFSRREDALNPGETRDDSLALWDRFGLSLSMTEPSLETYLEIVIAKCIDRNILPAGTRRPEIRIDETPGRAPLSAPSRSLEGIVERARRFALLRASRSGRTAQWFVDLLERGILDIQEKEDA; encoded by the coding sequence ATGGATCCATCCTCTCTCTTCAGAAATGCTCTCGAAATGGAAGTGGACGCCTTTCGGGTCCTCTCCGGGGAAAGAGACAGTCCGAGTCTCTTTCCGGTACGACACCCGCGTTCCGCTCCAAGAGAAGGGCTGATCGGACTGGCCTCCACATTGTCGACGTTACAAAAGAACCTCGACAGCTTTGAGGCAACGCTTTCTCCGGTTTCAACGCTCGTTCATGGATTCCGTGGTACGGGAAAAACCTCCATGGTTCTTGAAGCATGGAGAGAGACGAACAGAAAACATGCCCACAAAAAAATTCCCCGTTGCCGGCTGATCCAGGTGGACCGTGAGGGAATCCCGTACCTTCTTCCCCTGATCGACGTCTTCTCCGACCGCAGGGAATACTTCCTGCTGTTTTTTGATGATCTGTACTTTCCTGCCGAAGATCCTCATTTTCATCAGTTCCGGGCCTTTCTGGACGGAGGCATTGCGATGCTGCCGGAGAACACGGGTCTTGTTGTCACCTCGAATCATCGCCATCTTGTTTCCGAATCCTTTTCCCGACGGGAAGATGCCTTGAATCCGGGGGAAACAAGAGACGACAGTCTTGCTCTCTGGGACAGGTTCGGTCTGAGTCTGAGCATGACAGAGCCCTCTCTGGAAACCTACCTGGAGATCGTCATCGCCAAGTGCATCGACCGGAACATCCTCCCGGCGGGAACACGCCGACCGGAAATCCGGATCGACGAAACCCCGGGACGAGCACCTCTCTCCGCTCCTTCCCGATCTTTGGAGGGGATTGTGGAAAGAGCACGCCGATTCGCCCTGCTCCGGGCTTCCCGCTCCGGACGCACTGCCCAATGGTTCGTCGACCTTCTCGAAAGAGGGATTCTGGACATCCAGGAAAAAGAGGATGCCTGA
- a CDS encoding cupin domain-containing protein — MPEKVSSPPSVRTARELIHFLKLSEHPEGGHFREIYRSAPDMHHPQLGLRPGVTIIHYLLQKGERSLFHRIRSEEVWQFVTGAPLELLTLAPDCSTIRTQSLSLEAPGHPFFSVPPGAWQAARTTGEYSLVLCTVSPGFFFSDLEFLESSHPHVESLGEEQRIRIEPYLRKHRLF, encoded by the coding sequence ATGCCTGAAAAAGTGTCCTCTCCCCCTTCCGTCAGGACGGCTCGGGAACTGATCCATTTTCTGAAGCTGTCGGAACACCCGGAAGGAGGACACTTCCGCGAGATCTACCGGTCTGCCCCGGACATGCATCACCCGCAACTGGGGCTCCGTCCCGGTGTCACAATCATTCACTATCTTCTGCAAAAAGGTGAACGAAGTCTCTTCCACCGGATCCGGTCAGAGGAAGTCTGGCAATTTGTCACGGGAGCCCCCCTGGAACTCCTGACACTGGCCCCAGACTGCTCGACCATCCGGACACAATCCCTCTCCCTTGAAGCCCCCGGACATCCTTTCTTTTCCGTTCCGCCGGGCGCCTGGCAGGCCGCCCGGACGACGGGTGAGTATTCCCTTGTCCTGTGCACCGTTTCACCGGGCTTTTTCTTTTCGGATCTCGAGTTTCTGGAATCCTCCCACCCACATGTCGAATCTCTGGGAGAAGAGCAGAGAATCCGGATTGAACCATATCTGCGAAAACACCGCCTCTTTTGA
- the guaB gene encoding IMP dehydrogenase, with product MLDEQIPLGLTFDDVILIPQYSELLPHEVETRIQLTPGITLNIPIISSAMDTVTEARLAIALAREGGIGIIHRALSPEEQAHEVDKVKKSESGMITDPITIRPDQTVREALNIMATYRISGIPVIKNRKLVGIVTNRDLRFEMDGNRKVSDVMTSRKLVTAPVGTTLEAAKDLFQKHHIEKLPVVDEKNELQGLITIKDIEKKIKYPNSSKDHKGRLIVGAAVGVGEGAIERARLLVKSQVDLLVVDTAHGHSKAVLQTVRTLKETFPRLPLMAGNIATGEAADALIKAGVDILKVGVGPGSICTTRIVAGAGVPQLTAISNVSRVSRKKGVHVVADGGIKYSGDITKALASGASAVMLGSLFAGTEESPGETVLFQGRSYKTYRGMGSIGAMERGGADRYGQDASSRKLVPEGIEGRVPHKGKLADLVYQLAGGLRSGMGYCGCRTIPELQEKARFVRISSAGLRESHVHDVIITKEAPNYRQDWEEV from the coding sequence GTGCTGGATGAACAAATACCTTTGGGGCTGACTTTTGACGACGTCATTCTCATCCCCCAGTACTCCGAACTGCTGCCTCACGAAGTTGAAACCCGCATCCAGCTCACACCTGGTATTACCCTGAATATTCCGATCATTTCATCCGCCATGGACACGGTGACCGAAGCCAGGCTTGCGATCGCGCTGGCCCGGGAAGGCGGGATCGGGATTATTCACAGGGCCCTTTCACCGGAAGAACAGGCGCACGAGGTCGACAAGGTCAAGAAATCGGAATCCGGCATGATTACCGACCCGATCACGATCCGCCCGGATCAGACTGTCCGGGAAGCCCTGAATATCATGGCCACCTACCGAATCTCCGGCATTCCCGTGATCAAAAACCGGAAACTTGTCGGTATCGTCACCAACCGGGATCTTCGCTTCGAGATGGACGGAAACCGGAAGGTTTCCGATGTCATGACCAGCCGGAAACTTGTCACGGCCCCTGTGGGAACGACACTCGAAGCGGCGAAGGATCTCTTCCAGAAGCACCACATCGAAAAGCTGCCCGTCGTGGATGAAAAAAACGAACTGCAGGGACTGATTACCATCAAGGATATCGAAAAAAAGATCAAATATCCGAACTCGTCCAAGGACCACAAGGGCAGACTGATCGTTGGTGCAGCGGTCGGCGTCGGAGAGGGAGCGATTGAACGGGCCCGGCTCCTCGTCAAAAGCCAGGTCGACCTTCTGGTCGTAGATACTGCCCACGGACACTCGAAAGCTGTCCTTCAGACCGTTCGGACATTAAAAGAAACGTTCCCTCGTTTGCCCCTGATGGCAGGGAATATCGCAACCGGAGAAGCGGCCGATGCCCTCATCAAGGCGGGCGTGGATATCCTGAAAGTCGGAGTCGGACCGGGGTCCATCTGCACGACCCGGATCGTGGCTGGTGCGGGAGTTCCCCAGCTGACGGCGATTTCCAATGTCTCCCGGGTGTCCCGGAAAAAAGGCGTCCACGTCGTGGCAGATGGCGGCATCAAATACTCCGGAGATATTACAAAAGCCCTGGCTTCCGGCGCCTCTGCCGTCATGCTGGGGTCCCTCTTCGCCGGCACGGAAGAATCTCCGGGAGAAACCGTCCTCTTTCAGGGCCGATCCTATAAAACATACCGCGGGATGGGATCCATCGGCGCCATGGAACGAGGGGGGGCAGACCGTTACGGGCAGGACGCCTCCTCCAGAAAGCTGGTCCCGGAAGGAATTGAAGGACGTGTCCCCCACAAGGGGAAGCTCGCAGACCTCGTCTATCAGCTGGCGGGAGGATTGCGTTCCGGCATGGGCTACTGTGGTTGCCGGACAATTCCCGAGCTTCAGGAAAAAGCCCGTTTTGTGCGTATCTCTTCGGCTGGACTCCGCGAAAGCCATGTCCACGACGTCATCATCACCAAGGAAGCTCCCAACTATCGCCAGGACTGGGAAGAGGTCTGA
- the guaA gene encoding glutamine-hydrolyzing GMP synthase, translating into MSLITPDPVIILDFGSQLTQNIARRVRELEIYSEVHPPFETAEQIRSRNPLAIILSGGPASVFDPGAPTVDPGIFSLGIPVLGICYGMQLMAHLLGGRVEPAEIREYGVTPFLAEKGTRAPWNALGEKSPVLMSHGDSILSLPSGFQKTGRTSTTPIAAMENRDRTLYGVQFHPEVTQSLQGIPFLKSFLTDIAGIRPNWTLSGYIDREIGHIQETVGKEFLICALSGGIDSTVTALLCHKALGDRFQAFYVDNGLMRMGESEQIVRDLKELSLPLKPVDAGKIFLDRLKGVKDPERKRKIIGKTFIDVFWSEAMTLPVRPRFLAQGTLYPDVIESISHKGPSSMIKSHHNVGGLPKKNPFRLVEPLRDLFKDEVRRMGLKLGLPDSFIHKQPFPGPGLAIRIIGSVTPERLRVVRESDRIVREVVSGHEISRSLWQYFAVLLPIQSVGVMGDQRTYENVIAIRAVSSQDGMTADVADLSHSLLAELSHRIIAEVRGVNRVVYDISPKPPSTIEWE; encoded by the coding sequence ATGTCACTCATAACGCCTGATCCGGTCATTATTCTGGATTTCGGATCCCAGCTGACACAAAATATCGCGCGCCGGGTTCGCGAACTTGAAATCTACTCAGAAGTTCATCCTCCTTTTGAAACGGCTGAACAGATCCGGAGCCGAAATCCTCTGGCCATTATTCTCTCGGGCGGACCGGCTTCTGTCTTTGATCCGGGAGCGCCCACCGTGGATCCCGGTATTTTTTCTCTCGGGATTCCCGTCCTTGGAATTTGCTACGGGATGCAACTCATGGCCCACCTCCTGGGCGGGAGAGTCGAACCGGCAGAAATCCGGGAATATGGTGTCACCCCCTTTTTGGCAGAAAAAGGGACCAGGGCCCCCTGGAACGCCCTGGGAGAGAAGTCCCCTGTTCTGATGAGCCATGGAGACTCCATTTTATCCCTTCCGTCCGGTTTTCAGAAAACCGGACGAACGAGTACGACCCCGATAGCAGCCATGGAAAATCGGGATCGCACTCTTTACGGGGTGCAGTTCCATCCTGAAGTCACACAAAGCCTCCAGGGGATTCCTTTTCTGAAGTCTTTTCTGACAGATATCGCAGGGATCCGTCCAAACTGGACGTTGTCCGGTTATATCGACCGGGAAATCGGGCATATTCAGGAAACTGTCGGAAAAGAGTTTCTCATCTGCGCCCTTTCGGGAGGGATCGATTCCACGGTGACAGCCCTCCTTTGCCACAAGGCGCTGGGGGACAGATTTCAGGCGTTTTACGTCGACAACGGATTGATGCGCATGGGAGAGTCCGAACAGATTGTCCGGGACCTGAAAGAACTTTCCCTGCCCCTGAAGCCGGTCGATGCCGGTAAGATTTTTCTGGACCGTCTGAAGGGGGTCAAGGATCCGGAGAGAAAAAGGAAGATCATCGGAAAAACATTCATCGACGTCTTCTGGTCAGAAGCCATGACTCTTCCCGTAAGGCCCCGGTTCCTGGCGCAGGGAACTCTCTACCCCGATGTGATCGAAAGCATCTCCCACAAAGGGCCCTCCAGCATGATCAAATCCCATCACAATGTGGGAGGCCTTCCGAAAAAAAATCCTTTCCGGCTTGTCGAACCCCTGAGAGATCTGTTCAAGGACGAAGTACGCCGCATGGGTCTCAAGCTGGGCCTTCCGGATTCGTTTATCCACAAACAGCCCTTTCCCGGCCCCGGACTCGCAATTCGGATCATTGGCAGCGTAACCCCCGAACGGCTCCGGGTTGTCCGGGAATCAGACCGTATCGTGAGGGAGGTTGTCTCCGGGCATGAAATCTCGCGAAGCCTCTGGCAATACTTTGCCGTTCTCCTTCCCATCCAGTCGGTGGGTGTGATGGGTGACCAGAGAACCTACGAAAACGTGATTGCCATCCGGGCCGTTTCGAGCCAGGACGGCATGACTGCCGATGTCGCAGACCTTTCTCATTCCCTCCTCGCAGAGCTCTCCCATCGCATCATTGCCGAGGTCAGGGGGGTGAACCGGGTCGTTTATGATATTTCCCCGAAACCCCCCAGCACCATCGAATGGGAGTAG
- a CDS encoding pseudouridine synthase, whose protein sequence is MEHSTLNTTFKPDEDGLIRLQKLLAHRGLASRRNAEEMIRGGLVKVNGIVVTVPGTKVHPETDRVTVDGKTVPVEPEPFLFLFYKPKGIVSTLHDPDGKTTLKDFFPQINPLIHVGRLDIQSEGVLLLTNNGDLAQRILHPRYEIPRTYLVKVQGVVKPEHLDRIRSGKVRLDGRPVQPLELEQERLTETNSWYRITLTEGRNREVRRLFDALHYFVLKLTRIAFGNLDLAGLEPGEYRLVTPEEIDLLLSGARWKRKESIPPPERSPRKPNPATPSSPDFRRHSFRSRTTSPDRTFSGPADGDQEEDPFPRQTGQGHRSRPDTRSRGLSQSDSERFFNGRPRHRSDNKQQSGPSSQKRRGPHSGNRTDRGRTSLSGGNPDHRSSGRREPAEKESFFRRDRRVSSGPSFRREVNRNSGPADDAPRYRKNPREDRPRSSRNTRENHPSSPPPRREDERNSRYAEDAPRHRKNPREDRPRSFRNTRENHPSSPSPRREDERNSRYAGNLSQNKKRQEETFREPSPRGSTAFRKRSGEFSGTGHKPANRELSSGQPGKPGSTPRGRKGPDKNHPHHT, encoded by the coding sequence ATGGAGCACTCGACTTTGAACACCACCTTTAAGCCGGACGAGGATGGACTCATCCGGCTTCAGAAGCTCCTGGCCCATCGTGGACTGGCTTCACGCAGAAATGCGGAAGAAATGATCCGGGGAGGGCTGGTGAAAGTGAACGGCATCGTCGTAACGGTCCCTGGAACAAAGGTTCACCCGGAAACAGACCGTGTCACCGTCGACGGAAAAACCGTTCCCGTCGAGCCGGAACCCTTTCTTTTTCTTTTCTACAAACCAAAGGGGATCGTGTCGACGCTGCATGATCCGGATGGAAAAACGACTCTCAAGGACTTTTTTCCGCAAATCAATCCCTTGATCCATGTCGGGCGACTGGATATCCAGTCGGAAGGGGTTCTCCTCCTGACAAACAACGGGGACCTCGCCCAACGCATTCTCCATCCCCGCTACGAAATCCCCCGGACCTACCTTGTGAAGGTCCAGGGAGTCGTCAAACCGGAGCATCTCGACCGGATCCGTTCCGGAAAAGTCCGTCTGGATGGACGTCCTGTCCAGCCGCTGGAACTGGAACAAGAACGTCTGACCGAGACAAACTCCTGGTATCGGATTACCTTGACCGAAGGCCGAAACCGCGAAGTCCGCAGACTTTTCGACGCGTTGCATTATTTCGTCCTGAAGCTGACCCGAATCGCATTCGGGAATCTGGATCTTGCCGGACTGGAACCAGGTGAGTACCGTCTGGTGACTCCTGAAGAGATTGATCTCCTTCTTTCAGGGGCAAGGTGGAAAAGGAAGGAATCCATTCCTCCTCCGGAGAGGTCTCCCCGAAAGCCCAATCCTGCGACGCCCTCTTCCCCGGACTTCAGACGCCATTCGTTTCGATCCCGGACCACTTCTCCGGACAGAACCTTTTCGGGACCTGCCGATGGAGACCAGGAGGAGGATCCTTTTCCGAGGCAGACCGGACAGGGGCACAGATCCCGGCCCGACACCCGATCCCGTGGTCTTTCTCAATCGGACTCGGAGAGGTTTTTTAACGGCCGGCCTCGTCACCGTTCCGATAACAAACAACAGTCTGGCCCGTCTTCTCAGAAAAGACGAGGTCCACATTCCGGAAACCGGACGGACAGAGGGAGGACCAGTCTCAGCGGCGGCAACCCGGATCATCGGTCCTCCGGACGAAGGGAGCCCGCAGAAAAAGAATCCTTCTTTCGGAGGGACAGACGGGTCTCTTCCGGACCGTCCTTCCGGAGGGAAGTCAACCGGAACTCCGGACCTGCCGACGATGCTCCGCGCTACAGAAAAAACCCGCGGGAGGACAGACCCCGTTCTTCCAGGAACACCCGGGAAAACCATCCGTCCTCCCCTCCTCCCCGCAGGGAGGACGAACGGAACTCCCGATATGCCGAGGATGCTCCGCGACACAGAAAAAACCCGCGGGAGGACAGACCCCGTTCTTTCAGGAACACCCGGGAAAACCATCCGTCCTCTCCTTCTCCCCGCAGGGAGGACGAACGGAACTCCCGATATGCCGGGAATCTCTCTCAGAATAAAAAGCGACAGGAAGAAACCTTTCGGGAACCATCGCCCCGCGGATCGACCGCTTTCCGGAAAAGATCCGGAGAATTCTCAGGGACAGGACATAAACCCGCCAACAGAGAATTGTCTTCCGGACAACCCGGAAAACCGGGCTCGACTCCTCGCGGCCGAAAAGGTCCCGACAAAAACCATCCCCACCACACTTAA
- the aspS gene encoding aspartate--tRNA ligase, which translates to MYRSHSTTDLTTLPTGSLVTLAGWVQTVRDHGGLLFFDLRDREGLVQVVVNPDTTPQLASLAKSLRDEWVISLHGKIQVRPEGTHNPALPTGSLEVICQEMHVLNTCPTPPFPIDDRIEVSETLRLTYRYLDIRRETLRKSLKLRNDLTHFIRNYLHDHAFWEVETPILTRSTPEGARDFLVPSRLEKGSFYALPQSPQLFKQILMVGGIERYYQIARCFRDEDLRADRQPEFTQVDIEASFLTMDQFLYLMEGMIQSIFEKFTGFRPDRPFVRLTYHEAMEKYGSDKPDLRFGLPIGNLSEAAGKTQFRVFLDVLDQKGVVLGLRYPGGAALSRKEIDELTQWTVDQGAKGLAWFKVEGETFQSPILKFFPEEAQADIAKVLSPEPGDMLLFIADKGPLARKIAGQLRLHIGDRLKLRRLQDYSLLWVVDFPLFEWNEEENRLEALHHPFTAPRREDIPLLESDPLSVRSDAYDLVLNGTEIGGGSVRNFEPHLQERLFEKIGISPESARARFGFLLDALTYGAPPHLGMAFGLDRFVMLLAGCDSIRDVIAFPKTQKGSCLLTEAPSSVDAVQLKELGIRPV; encoded by the coding sequence ATGTATCGTTCCCATTCCACAACGGATCTCACAACCCTGCCGACCGGATCTCTTGTCACTCTCGCCGGATGGGTACAGACCGTAAGGGACCACGGCGGTCTTCTCTTTTTTGACCTCAGAGACCGGGAAGGTCTTGTGCAGGTCGTCGTTAATCCGGACACCACCCCGCAATTGGCCAGTCTGGCCAAATCCCTCCGGGACGAATGGGTGATTTCGCTTCATGGGAAGATTCAAGTTCGACCGGAAGGAACCCACAACCCTGCCCTTCCGACAGGTTCCCTTGAAGTGATCTGTCAGGAGATGCATGTTTTGAACACCTGCCCGACCCCTCCCTTTCCGATTGACGACCGGATCGAGGTTTCGGAAACCCTCCGCCTGACATACCGGTATCTGGACATTCGCAGGGAGACATTGCGAAAATCTCTGAAACTCAGAAACGACCTGACGCACTTTATTCGCAACTATCTTCACGACCATGCATTCTGGGAAGTCGAAACCCCTATCCTGACACGTTCGACACCGGAGGGGGCCCGGGACTTTTTAGTCCCCTCCCGCCTGGAAAAGGGGTCTTTCTACGCTTTGCCGCAATCCCCGCAGCTTTTCAAGCAAATTCTCATGGTGGGAGGCATCGAACGGTATTATCAGATTGCGCGCTGCTTCCGCGACGAGGATTTACGTGCCGACCGACAACCGGAATTTACCCAGGTCGATATCGAAGCCTCCTTTCTGACCATGGACCAGTTCCTTTACCTGATGGAAGGAATGATTCAGTCAATCTTTGAAAAATTCACCGGCTTCCGGCCGGATCGTCCCTTCGTTCGTCTCACTTACCATGAAGCCATGGAAAAATACGGCTCGGACAAACCGGATTTGCGCTTTGGTCTTCCGATCGGAAATCTTTCCGAGGCCGCCGGAAAAACACAGTTCCGTGTCTTTCTGGACGTTCTTGACCAGAAAGGCGTTGTCCTCGGGCTTCGCTATCCTGGAGGGGCAGCCCTGAGCCGAAAGGAAATCGACGAATTGACCCAATGGACGGTCGACCAGGGGGCCAAGGGACTCGCATGGTTCAAGGTCGAAGGAGAAACGTTCCAGAGCCCCATTCTGAAGTTTTTCCCGGAAGAAGCCCAGGCAGACATTGCGAAAGTCCTCTCCCCGGAACCCGGCGACATGCTTTTGTTCATTGCGGACAAAGGTCCCCTCGCCCGAAAAATCGCCGGACAGCTTCGCCTGCATATCGGAGATCGTCTCAAGCTTCGACGGCTCCAGGATTACTCTTTGCTGTGGGTGGTCGACTTTCCCTTGTTTGAGTGGAACGAGGAGGAAAACCGCCTTGAAGCCCTTCATCATCCCTTTACCGCTCCAAGGCGGGAAGACATTCCCCTTCTCGAGAGTGATCCGCTGTCCGTTCGTTCCGACGCCTATGATCTGGTCCTGAATGGAACGGAAATTGGAGGGGGAAGCGTTCGCAACTTTGAACCCCACCTTCAGGAACGTCTTTTTGAGAAAATCGGCATTTCTCCGGAAAGCGCCCGAGCCCGGTTCGGATTTCTGCTCGATGCCCTGACCTATGGTGCACCGCCCCATTTGGGGATGGCATTCGGACTTGACCGGTTTGTCATGTTGCTGGCCGGATGCGACTCCATCCGGGATGTCATCGCTTTTCCAAAAACCCAGAAAGGTTCTTGTCTTCTGACAGAGGCCCCGTCCTCTGTCGACGCAGTCCAGCTGAAAGAGCTAGGAATCCGACCCGTCTGA
- the glnA gene encoding type I glutamate--ammonia ligase codes for MTPKEVIEYAKKNNVQIIDIRFTDLFGTWQHFSTSTHELSEDLFTEGLGFDGSSIRGFQAINESDMLLLPDPQTAFLDPFTQVPTLVLMANIKDPITGESYSRDPRHIAQKAENYLKSKIADLSYWGPECEFFVFDDVRYGSGAHYSHYSVDSAEGIWNSDRDEEPNLGYKIRHKEGYFPVPPTDSLQDLRSEMILTMEKIGIRTEVHHHEVATAGQCEIDMRYDTLVKMADNVMKYKYVVKNTAQKYGKSATFMPKPLFGDNGSGMHVHQSLWKGGKNLFFQKGGYADISQTAIHYIGGLIHHAPALLAIIAPTTNSYKRLVPGYEAPINLVYSKRNRSACIRIPMYSKSEKAKRLEFRTPDPSSNPYLAFSAMLMAGLDGIERKLTPPDPIEKDLYEISDRERKKIKQMPGSLEAALQALEKDHDFLLKGGVFTPDLVETWIKEKQKKEVDPVRLRPHPHEFFLYYDI; via the coding sequence ATGACGCCCAAAGAGGTAATCGAGTACGCAAAGAAGAATAATGTTCAGATCATTGATATCCGTTTTACGGATCTCTTCGGTACGTGGCAGCATTTCTCCACTTCCACGCACGAGCTGAGCGAAGATCTGTTTACGGAAGGTCTCGGATTTGACGGTTCCAGCATTCGGGGATTCCAGGCCATCAACGAATCCGACATGCTGCTTCTTCCGGATCCCCAGACAGCATTCCTTGATCCGTTCACCCAGGTCCCGACGCTCGTCCTGATGGCCAACATCAAGGATCCCATCACAGGGGAATCCTATTCCCGGGATCCCCGTCATATTGCCCAGAAAGCGGAAAACTACCTCAAATCCAAGATCGCGGACCTGTCTTACTGGGGTCCGGAATGCGAATTCTTTGTCTTTGACGATGTCCGATACGGCAGTGGAGCCCATTATTCTCATTATTCGGTGGATTCGGCAGAAGGGATCTGGAACTCCGATCGCGATGAAGAGCCCAACCTGGGATACAAGATCCGCCACAAGGAAGGATATTTTCCTGTTCCGCCGACCGACTCTCTTCAGGATCTCCGCTCCGAGATGATTCTGACGATGGAAAAGATTGGTATCCGGACGGAAGTGCATCATCATGAGGTGGCGACCGCCGGACAGTGTGAAATTGACATGCGTTACGACACCCTGGTGAAGATGGCGGACAATGTCATGAAATACAAGTATGTCGTGAAAAATACGGCACAAAAATACGGAAAGTCGGCGACCTTCATGCCCAAGCCTCTTTTTGGAGACAACGGGTCGGGGATGCACGTTCACCAGAGCCTCTGGAAAGGCGGGAAGAACCTCTTCTTCCAGAAAGGCGGATATGCCGATATTTCCCAGACGGCCATCCACTATATCGGCGGGCTGATCCATCATGCTCCTGCCCTGCTGGCCATCATTGCTCCCACCACGAATTCATACAAGAGGCTTGTTCCGGGATACGAAGCCCCGATCAATCTGGTCTACTCCAAGAGAAATCGCTCGGCCTGTATCCGGATCCCGATGTATTCGAAGAGCGAGAAAGCCAAACGGCTGGAATTCCGGACGCCGGATCCCAGCTCCAATCCTTACCTTGCATTCTCGGCCATGTTGATGGCGGGGCTTGATGGGATCGAACGGAAGCTGACTCCTCCGGATCCGATCGAAAAAGATCTTTATGAAATTTCGGATCGGGAACGCAAAAAAATCAAACAGATGCCGGGAAGCCTTGAAGCGGCACTTCAGGCGCTTGAAAAGGATCATGACTTCCTGCTCAAGGGTGGCGTTTTTACTCCCGATCTCGTGGAAACCTGGATCAAGGAAAAGCAAAAGAAAGAAGTCGATCCAGTCCGTCTCCGTCCGCATCCGCACGAGTTCTTCTTGTACTACGATATCTGA